From a region of the Odontesthes bonariensis isolate fOdoBon6 chromosome 4, fOdoBon6.hap1, whole genome shotgun sequence genome:
- the LOC142378142 gene encoding trace amine-associated receptor 1-like, which translates to MRDDKFQEYVMQQHNDLTRTLNTAEYGCVLLYIFLGLLSVVIVCGNFLVIISIIYFKQLHTPSNYLIISLAVTDLLVGVVVFPLSISYPLTSCLYYRELFCKIRDSFDVILSSTSICNLCCISVDRYYAVCQPLTYRTKINIHVVVIMIAMSWGVSVLVAIGFVTAELNQEKFKQKCFSDIVMKILGPVFSFYLPVIIMLYIYLRIFLVAQRQARSIQNITLPGVSISNIERKATKTLAIVMGAFLMCWLPFFLCFSLQLLGGVSMPVYETLNWFTLLNSMLNPFIYAFFYSWFRSAFRMIISGKIFQGHFV; encoded by the exons ATGAGGGATGATAAGTTTCAAGAATATGTGATGCAGCAGCACAATGATTTGACAAGAACACTGAACACTGCTGAGTATG GATGTGTTTTACTGTATATTTTCTTGGGGTTGTTATCTGTTGTCATAGTCTGTGGAAATTTTCTTGTAATAATTTCCATCATTTACTTTAAACAACTCCACACACCTTCTAACTACCTCATCATCTCTCTGGCTGTGACTGACCTACTTGTTGGAGTTGTAGTTTTTCCTTTAAGCATTTCATATCCTCTCACCTCCTGTCTGTATTACAGAGAATTATTCTGTAAAATTCGAGACAGCTTTGATGTCATACTTAGCTCAACTTCCATTTGTAATTTATGTTGTATTTCTGTTGACAGATACTATGCAGTGTGTCAGCCGCTGACATACAGGACAAAGATAAACATTCATGTTGTTGTGATCATGATTGCGATGAGCTGGGGGGTTTCGGTTCTAGTTGCCATTGGCTTCGTCACTGCAGAATTAAACCAggaaaaatttaaacaaaaatgtttttctgaTATTGTAATGAAGATTTTGGGTCCTGTTTTCTCATTTTATCTCCCGGTGATCATAATGCTGTATATCTACCTGAGGATTTTCCTTGTTGCACAGAGACAGGCTCGGAGCATACAAAACATAACACTGCCTGGAGTAAGTATCAGTAACATAGAGAGAAAGGCCACCAAAACTCTGGCTATTGTTATGGGAGCTTTTCTTATGTGCTGGcttcccttttttctttgtttttccttgcaGCTATTAGGTGGTGTGTCAATGCCAGTTTATGAAACACTCAACTGGTTTACACTGTTGAATTCAATGCTCAATCCATTCATTTATGCTTTCTTTTACAGCTGGTTCAGGTCAGCTTTCAGAATGATAATTTCTGGAAAAATATTTCAAGGGCACTTTGTCTAA